A section of the Petrimonas sulfuriphila genome encodes:
- a CDS encoding Gfo/Idh/MocA family oxidoreductase, with translation MNTVVVGFGFMGMTHTLNILKNPRLHLKAIVDKVPGDILTKLTGQSGNFSTRNVDAKDLSGVNIYSDFAECLKVEKPDACVIAVHTAFHYEMAEMALLAGANVFLEKPFCIDAGEGERLINLARSKNKVLMVGHVVRFMPAYKTLKKWIDSSEYGRLEFLTLSRFSGVPIWGQWKERQKEFGSSGGALFDLVIHDIDFAQWVCGVPDQIEARCLPGKLSNHDYVSALWKYNDSDVVVKVDGGNTFHAGYPFHAGFSARFENASVFFSSQDPHNIKVTTDTETMLFSGGDANDGFSNELYYFAECVLQGVHPVKCSPESALDSVRICHRHTL, from the coding sequence ATGAATACAGTTGTTGTTGGTTTCGGGTTCATGGGAATGACCCACACGTTGAATATTTTGAAAAACCCTCGTCTTCATTTGAAAGCCATTGTTGATAAAGTCCCCGGCGACATTTTAACAAAGCTTACCGGGCAGTCCGGTAATTTCTCCACCAGAAATGTCGATGCAAAAGATCTTTCGGGTGTGAACATTTATTCTGATTTTGCAGAATGCCTGAAAGTGGAGAAGCCCGATGCCTGTGTTATTGCAGTTCATACAGCATTTCATTATGAGATGGCTGAAATGGCGTTACTGGCAGGAGCAAATGTTTTCCTTGAAAAACCTTTTTGCATTGATGCAGGGGAGGGGGAAAGGCTGATTAACCTTGCCCGTTCCAAAAACAAGGTGTTGATGGTTGGTCATGTAGTACGCTTTATGCCAGCCTACAAAACATTGAAAAAATGGATAGACTCGAGTGAATACGGGCGTCTGGAATTTCTTACTCTGTCGCGTTTCTCGGGTGTACCCATCTGGGGACAATGGAAAGAGAGGCAAAAAGAGTTTGGGTCGTCGGGTGGTGCTCTGTTCGATTTAGTTATCCATGATATCGATTTTGCTCAATGGGTTTGCGGTGTTCCCGATCAGATAGAGGCCCGGTGCTTGCCGGGAAAATTAAGCAATCACGACTACGTGAGCGCATTGTGGAAGTATAACGACTCGGACGTCGTTGTCAAGGTAGATGGAGGAAATACGTTTCATGCCGGGTATCCGTTTCACGCCGGCTTTAGTGCCCGGTTCGAGAATGCCAGTGTTTTCTTTTCATCGCAAGACCCGCACAATATAAAAGTAACTACGGATACTGAAACTATGCTGTTTTCAGGGGGTGATGCAAACGATGGTTTTTCGAACGAACTTTATTATTTCGCCGAATGCGTTTTACAAGGTGTTCATCCCGTGAAGTGTTCTCCAGAATCGGCGTTGGATTCCGTTCGGATATGTCATAGACATACTCTTTAA
- a CDS encoding gluconate transporter, whose protein sequence is MSTLFLTFIVASAVAILLFLVLKLKVSAFIALLLTSIYVGVLTGMPLSSITKSIQEGMAGTLGFVATVVGLGAIFGQMLESSGGAESLAHHLVKKFGKERAPWAMVTTGFLVAIPIFLDVAFIILVPIVYALSRDTKLSLLYYAIPLLAGLAVTHSFIPPTPGPIAVADIISVPLGWVIFMGFILGIPTAIIAGPIFGKYISKKIYLESPYSFGDVSPEFDPENYPSFRSIAVIISIPLLLILLNTITAVAVSKGVVTKSVFTDIVEFIGHPFSALIIATLIATYFLCIRRGMDKQKVLQLSTKALGPAGIIILITGAGGVLKQVLIDSGIGQMMAESMANSALPPILLAWILSALVRVTQGSATVAMITAASIIAPIIAEFGLNDPQRALVVISIASGATLLSHVNDSGFWLVGKYLGMNEKQTLQSWTVMETIIAFCGLGFTLLASLFF, encoded by the coding sequence ATGTCAACACTTTTTTTAACTTTTATCGTTGCCTCTGCAGTAGCGATACTGCTATTCCTGGTTTTAAAACTCAAGGTGAGCGCATTTATCGCTCTGTTGCTCACTTCCATTTATGTGGGAGTCCTTACCGGAATGCCGCTCAGCAGCATCACCAAGTCCATTCAGGAAGGAATGGCGGGAACACTGGGCTTTGTGGCTACTGTTGTAGGCTTGGGAGCCATCTTCGGACAAATGCTGGAAAGCTCCGGAGGAGCAGAGTCGTTAGCTCATCACCTCGTGAAGAAGTTCGGTAAGGAACGGGCTCCCTGGGCAATGGTGACAACAGGCTTCCTGGTGGCTATTCCTATTTTTCTGGATGTGGCCTTTATTATTCTGGTTCCCATCGTGTATGCACTGTCCCGGGATACCAAACTCTCGTTATTGTATTACGCCATCCCGCTTCTGGCAGGATTAGCGGTAACGCATAGTTTTATTCCCCCAACGCCCGGGCCGATTGCGGTGGCAGATATCATCAGTGTACCGTTGGGCTGGGTAATTTTTATGGGATTTATTCTGGGTATCCCTACTGCGATAATTGCGGGGCCAATCTTCGGGAAGTATATTTCTAAAAAGATTTACCTGGAATCACCGTATTCATTCGGAGATGTTTCACCGGAATTCGATCCGGAAAACTACCCGTCGTTCCGGTCGATCGCGGTGATTATCTCTATTCCGTTGCTGTTGATTCTACTGAACACGATCACAGCGGTGGCGGTTTCTAAAGGCGTTGTCACTAAATCCGTTTTTACAGACATTGTTGAGTTTATTGGGCACCCTTTTTCAGCATTGATTATTGCCACATTGATTGCCACGTACTTTTTATGTATCCGAAGGGGCATGGACAAGCAAAAGGTACTTCAATTAAGCACCAAGGCACTTGGCCCTGCTGGAATCATCATTCTGATAACCGGTGCCGGCGGTGTTCTGAAACAGGTATTGATCGATAGTGGTATTGGCCAGATGATGGCGGAGTCCATGGCAAATTCTGCACTGCCGCCTATTCTACTGGCATGGATTCTTTCGGCGTTGGTGCGGGTGACGCAAGGGTCTGCCACTGTAGCCATGATCACTGCTGCCAGCATTATTGCCCCAATTATCGCTGAGTTTGGCTTGAATGATCCGCAACGTGCGTTGGTTGTGATCTCCATAGCATCGGGAGCTACGTTGCTGTCGCATGTCAACGACAGTGGATTCTGGTTAGTAGGAAAATACCTGGGAATGAACGAGAAGCAAACACTCCAAAGCTGGACAGTAATGGAGACCATTATCGCTTTTTGCGGATTGGGATTTACGTTGTTGGCGAGTTTGTTTTTTTGA
- the rsfS gene encoding ribosome silencing factor, translating into MKENNKLLQSIIEGIQEKKGKNITQIQLKGIPGAICDYFVICEGNTPTQVSALAESVEEVVKRNTWESPIRVQGKQRAEWIGMDYGTIIVHIFVPELRHYYNLDHLWEDASLEQVPALD; encoded by the coding sequence ATGAAAGAAAATAACAAGTTATTACAAAGCATCATTGAAGGGATACAAGAGAAAAAAGGGAAGAACATCACTCAAATTCAATTGAAAGGAATTCCGGGAGCAATTTGCGACTATTTTGTCATTTGTGAGGGAAATACCCCTACTCAGGTTTCTGCATTGGCAGAATCGGTAGAAGAGGTGGTGAAAAGAAATACCTGGGAAAGCCCTATCAGAGTCCAGGGAAAACAACGTGCCGAATGGATAGGTATGGATTACGGTACAATAATCGTACATATTTTTGTGCCCGAATTACGGCACTATTACAACCTCGATCATCTGTGGGAAGACGCTTCATTGGAGCAAGTTCCGGCATTGGATTAA
- the ftsH gene encoding ATP-dependent zinc metalloprotease FtsH: MENNNQNQQDNNNPKKPVRPGGLGNTNPNQPFNVYWIYAILSMGLIGMLFFGQNKTIKKVDWSDFQEYVNDNRIESIVVYSNKDIAEAKVRSESVNYVFGEEAGRFGANPFIQVNIPSTQGTSEFLDTVKKEKAYDIKVRFDTTSEIWGMLLTFAPFLLIIVFWIWMMRRMQGGPGGGGGGIFSVGKSKAQLFDKDAGPKVTFKDVAGLSEAKEEVQEIVEFLKHPGNYTNLGGKIPKGALLVGPPGTGKTLLAKAVAGEANVPFFSISGSDFVEMFVGVGASRVRDLFRQAKEKSPCIVFIDEIDAVGRARGKNVNFGSNDERENTLNQLLTEMDGFGSNSGVIILAATNRVDILDKALLRAGRFDRQIYVELPDLNDRKEIFKVHLRPIKIDESVDVEFLARQTPGFSGADIANVCNEAALIAARNKKKFVEREDFISAVDRIIGGLEKKNKIITQDEKKSIAIHEAGHATLSWFLEHANPLVKVTIVPRGKALGAAWYLPEERQITTKDQMLDEICALLGGRAAEEIFIGKISSGAMNDLERVTKQAYGMITYLGMSDKMPNLSYYDSSGQDYTFQKPFSENTAELIDAEVKVMIAEQYERAKEMLLKHADGHHQLAQILLEKEIIYAENLEQIFGKRPWISRSQEILQSEDKSKNVNDDLSLPPIPTA; the protein is encoded by the coding sequence ATGGAAAATAACAACCAAAATCAACAAGATAACAATAACCCAAAAAAGCCGGTCCGTCCCGGAGGATTGGGAAACACAAATCCCAATCAACCCTTTAATGTTTACTGGATATACGCCATTTTGTCGATGGGGCTTATCGGAATGTTATTTTTCGGACAAAACAAAACCATAAAAAAGGTAGATTGGTCGGATTTTCAGGAATACGTAAACGATAACCGTATTGAAAGCATCGTTGTCTACAGCAATAAAGACATTGCCGAAGCCAAAGTGCGTTCCGAGTCCGTTAATTATGTTTTTGGAGAAGAGGCTGGCCGGTTTGGCGCCAACCCGTTTATACAGGTAAATATCCCCTCTACCCAGGGAACTTCGGAGTTTCTTGATACCGTTAAAAAAGAAAAGGCATACGACATAAAAGTCCGTTTCGATACTACGTCAGAGATTTGGGGCATGTTGCTAACCTTTGCGCCTTTTCTGCTGATCATTGTTTTTTGGATATGGATGATGAGACGCATGCAAGGCGGTCCCGGAGGCGGTGGCGGTGGTATCTTCAGTGTGGGAAAATCCAAAGCACAGCTTTTCGATAAGGATGCTGGGCCCAAGGTTACTTTTAAAGATGTGGCAGGGCTTTCTGAAGCCAAGGAGGAGGTTCAGGAAATTGTTGAGTTCCTCAAGCATCCGGGTAATTACACCAACCTGGGGGGGAAAATTCCTAAAGGCGCCTTGCTGGTAGGCCCTCCGGGAACAGGGAAGACACTTCTGGCAAAAGCGGTTGCCGGCGAAGCCAACGTGCCGTTCTTTTCCATATCCGGTTCCGATTTTGTGGAAATGTTTGTTGGGGTAGGGGCATCCCGTGTTCGCGACCTGTTTCGTCAGGCTAAGGAAAAATCGCCGTGTATTGTGTTTATTGATGAGATAGATGCTGTTGGGCGTGCCCGTGGAAAGAACGTCAACTTTGGATCGAACGATGAGCGTGAAAATACGCTGAACCAACTTCTTACGGAGATGGATGGCTTTGGTTCAAATAGCGGAGTGATCATTCTCGCAGCTACCAACCGGGTGGATATTTTGGATAAAGCCTTACTTCGGGCCGGCCGTTTTGACCGGCAGATTTACGTGGAGTTGCCGGATTTGAACGATAGGAAAGAGATTTTCAAGGTTCACCTGCGCCCCATTAAAATTGACGAATCGGTGGATGTGGAGTTTCTGGCGCGCCAAACACCCGGGTTCTCCGGTGCAGATATTGCCAATGTTTGTAACGAAGCCGCTCTTATAGCTGCCCGAAACAAAAAGAAATTTGTTGAAAGGGAAGACTTTATTAGTGCTGTTGACCGGATTATTGGCGGTCTGGAGAAGAAAAACAAAATCATCACGCAGGATGAAAAAAAATCAATTGCTATCCACGAAGCCGGACACGCTACATTGAGCTGGTTCCTGGAGCATGCCAATCCGTTGGTTAAAGTCACTATTGTGCCGCGCGGAAAAGCGTTGGGCGCCGCGTGGTATCTCCCGGAAGAGCGGCAGATTACCACCAAGGATCAAATGCTAGATGAGATCTGCGCTCTGCTTGGCGGAAGGGCTGCAGAAGAGATTTTTATCGGCAAGATATCATCGGGCGCTATGAATGACCTGGAACGTGTGACCAAACAGGCATACGGCATGATAACATATTTGGGTATGAGCGACAAGATGCCGAACCTGAGCTATTACGATTCGTCAGGACAGGACTATACTTTTCAGAAGCCCTTTAGCGAAAATACAGCGGAACTGATCGATGCCGAAGTCAAAGTCATGATCGCTGAACAATATGAAAGAGCCAAGGAAATGCTGCTCAAACATGCCGATGGACACCATCAACTGGCTCAGATCTTGCTTGAAAAGGAAATCATTTACGCGGAGAACCTGGAGCAGATTTTCGGAAAACGTCCCTGGATTTCCCGTTCGCAGGAAATATTGCAGAGCGAAGACAAGTCTAAGAACGTTAACGACGATCTTTCACTGCCGCCCATTCCTACAGCGTAA
- a CDS encoding superoxide dismutase → MKFEKVALPYATDALEPVISKTTVELHYGKHHQAYVDNLNKLIVGTKFEDADLETIVKKSDGAIFNNAGQTLNHNIYFTSFKPNGGGEPKGKLAEAINSQFGSFDKFKEEFNAAGATVFGSGWVWLAKDAGGKLSIEKEANAGNPLTKGLTPILGFDVWEHSYYLDYQNRRADHLKELWKIIDWDVVSNRY, encoded by the coding sequence ATGAAATTTGAAAAAGTAGCATTACCCTATGCAACCGATGCCTTAGAGCCGGTAATCAGTAAAACAACCGTTGAACTCCATTATGGCAAACACCATCAGGCTTATGTGGACAACCTTAACAAGTTGATTGTGGGAACAAAATTTGAAGATGCAGATTTGGAAACCATCGTAAAGAAGAGCGACGGAGCAATTTTTAACAATGCGGGGCAAACCCTTAACCACAACATTTACTTTACATCGTTCAAACCGAATGGTGGCGGCGAACCCAAAGGGAAGTTAGCTGAAGCCATCAACTCACAGTTTGGATCGTTCGATAAATTTAAAGAGGAGTTCAACGCTGCCGGAGCTACGGTTTTCGGATCAGGATGGGTTTGGTTAGCGAAAGATGCCGGTGGCAAGCTGTCAATCGAAAAGGAAGCTAATGCCGGAAATCCGTTGACAAAAGGTCTAACACCGATTTTGGGTTTCGACGTCTGGGAACATTCTTACTACCTCGATTATCAGAATCGAAGAGCCGATCACTTGAAAGAGCTCTGGAAGATTATCGATTGGGATGTAGTGAGCAACCGCTATTGA
- the trxA gene encoding thioredoxin — protein sequence MALQITDATLNEVLATDKLVVIDFWAEWCGPCKMVGPIIDQLSEEYKDRVVVGKIDVDNNDEATSKYGIRNIPTVLFIKNGEVVDKVVGAGAKTLFSEKIEKNL from the coding sequence ATGGCATTACAAATTACAGATGCAACACTTAACGAAGTGTTAGCAACAGACAAGTTAGTGGTTATCGATTTTTGGGCTGAATGGTGCGGACCCTGCAAGATGGTTGGTCCCATCATCGATCAGCTGAGTGAAGAATATAAAGACCGTGTAGTGGTGGGAAAAATAGATGTTGACAACAACGATGAAGCCACTTCAAAATACGGTATCCGCAATATTCCCACCGTTCTTTTCATCAAAAACGGCGAGGTAGTGGATAAGGTAGTGGGTGCCGGCGCCAAAACTCTTTTCTCCGAAAAAATAGAGAAGAATCTTTGA
- the dnaE gene encoding DNA polymerase III subunit alpha: MQPFVHLHVHSQYSLLDGQASINRIVDKAMNDGMAGIALTDHGAMYGIKEFVNYINSVKSKTKNEIKQLSKELESNPASQKLKEEIAAKTAKLNFKPIIGCECYCARRNRFSQTEKIDGSGWHLVVLAKNLTGYKNLIKMVSKSWTEGFYYRPRIDKELLEQYHEGLIISTACLGGEIPRKIDDGNVEGAEEAVEWFKNIFGDDFYLEIQRHKTDRSDADQTTFPKQQRVNEEIIKIGKKYGVKVIATNDAHFVNEEDAEAHDRLICLSMGKDFDDPDRMRYTKQEWIKTTAEMNRIFSDVPEALANTMEIADKVEIYSIDNPALMPFYPIDSSFGTEEEYKTRYPEAALIEKFGETNFKRLGGYDKAIRIQLESDYLRHLTKIGARKKYGEELSEEVTSRLKFEIDTITNMGFPGYFLIVQDFINAARQMDVAVGPGRGSAAGSAVAYCLGITDIDPLKYDLLFERFLNPDRISMPDIDIDFDDEGRDKVLQWVTEKYGFEKVARIITYGTMATKSSIRDVARVHKLPLAEADRLAKLVPDRIPNVKKINLREAIEHVPELKEAANNPDPLVRDTLKYAEMLEGNVRSTGVHACGVIIGQTDISDIVPISTADDKETKEKLLVTQYEGSVIEETGLIKMDFLGLKTLTIIKDALINIETTYGIKIDINTIPLDDPKTYELYSNGQTTGTFQFESTGMQKYLKELHPSKFEDLIAMNALYRPGPMDYIPSFIARKQGKEKIVYDIPVMEKFLDETYGITVYQEQVMLLSRLLANFTRGQSDELRKAMGKKLADKMAALKEKFISGGKSNGYKEKDLQKIWTDWEKFAQYAFNKSHSTCYSWVAYQTAWLKANYPSEYMASVLSNNLNNITEITKFMDECKAMGINVLSPDINESVLKFSVNKSGHIRFGLAAIKSVGHGAVEGILEERTNNGPFKDVFDFVERVNLSSCNKKNIESLALAGAFDSLPGVKREHFLSVNSKGEDFLETLIRYGNKFQQDKYLSMNSLFGDDTSFMISRPELPKVEKLSDLVRLNKERELIGIYLSAHPLDDYEFILNYVCTSSCALLQDLNPLNGKDVSFGGLVTSVREGQTKRGSPYTIMAIEDYTGSCELAFFGDDSVNFGRFARLGLSIYVTAKIQPKRFRPEELEIKVISINLLSEVKDKLVTKITLQLPITELDDTLVSELSALMKNNSGHSLLYFNIIGEAYNMNVQLFSRPSKIQVNKHLIDNLKNNLNIDFKIN; encoded by the coding sequence ATGCAGCCATTTGTACATTTACACGTCCACTCCCAATATTCCTTGCTCGACGGACAAGCCAGTATCAACCGGATTGTTGATAAAGCCATGAACGACGGGATGGCCGGAATCGCACTGACCGACCACGGAGCGATGTACGGGATCAAGGAGTTCGTGAATTATATCAACAGTGTCAAATCGAAAACAAAAAACGAAATAAAACAATTGAGCAAGGAACTGGAAAGCAATCCTGCCAGCCAAAAACTAAAAGAGGAGATTGCTGCCAAAACCGCCAAACTCAATTTCAAGCCCATTATTGGCTGCGAATGTTACTGTGCGCGCCGCAACCGTTTTTCACAAACGGAAAAAATTGACGGCAGTGGATGGCATCTTGTTGTGCTTGCCAAAAACCTGACCGGATACAAAAACCTCATCAAGATGGTATCGAAAAGCTGGACCGAAGGGTTTTATTACCGTCCGCGCATCGACAAGGAACTGCTTGAGCAATATCACGAAGGACTCATCATCTCCACGGCTTGCCTGGGGGGTGAGATACCGCGGAAAATAGACGATGGCAACGTGGAGGGAGCAGAAGAAGCGGTTGAATGGTTTAAGAACATTTTCGGCGACGATTTTTACCTCGAAATTCAACGCCACAAAACCGACCGCTCCGATGCCGACCAAACGACTTTTCCGAAACAGCAACGTGTCAACGAAGAGATTATCAAAATCGGCAAGAAATACGGTGTGAAGGTGATTGCTACTAACGACGCTCACTTCGTAAACGAAGAGGATGCCGAAGCGCACGACCGGCTTATCTGCCTGAGCATGGGGAAGGATTTCGATGACCCCGACCGGATGCGCTATACCAAACAGGAGTGGATAAAAACCACGGCTGAGATGAATCGAATTTTTAGTGATGTACCTGAAGCGCTCGCCAACACGATGGAGATTGCCGACAAGGTAGAAATTTATTCCATTGATAATCCGGCATTGATGCCTTTTTACCCCATCGACAGTTCGTTTGGAACCGAAGAAGAGTATAAGACCAGGTACCCGGAAGCAGCATTGATCGAAAAGTTTGGTGAAACCAATTTTAAGCGGTTGGGAGGATACGACAAAGCAATCCGTATCCAGCTCGAGTCGGACTATCTTAGGCACCTTACCAAAATCGGGGCACGCAAAAAATACGGGGAAGAACTCAGCGAAGAGGTTACCTCACGGTTGAAGTTTGAAATCGATACCATTACCAACATGGGATTTCCCGGGTATTTTCTGATCGTCCAGGACTTTATTAACGCGGCACGCCAAATGGACGTTGCGGTTGGTCCGGGCCGTGGATCGGCAGCCGGATCGGCTGTGGCATACTGCCTGGGAATCACGGATATCGATCCGCTGAAATACGATCTGCTGTTTGAGCGGTTCCTCAACCCGGATCGTATCTCCATGCCTGATATAGACATTGATTTCGACGACGAAGGCCGCGACAAAGTACTCCAATGGGTTACTGAAAAGTACGGATTCGAAAAGGTCGCCCGCATCATCACCTACGGGACTATGGCTACAAAATCGTCTATCCGTGATGTGGCCCGCGTGCATAAACTGCCTCTGGCAGAAGCAGACCGGCTGGCGAAACTGGTTCCCGACAGGATTCCCAACGTAAAAAAAATAAATCTTCGGGAAGCCATTGAACACGTTCCAGAACTCAAAGAAGCCGCCAACAACCCCGACCCGCTGGTCCGGGATACGCTCAAATATGCTGAAATGCTCGAGGGGAACGTGCGCAGCACCGGAGTACACGCTTGTGGCGTTATTATCGGACAAACCGATATATCCGACATTGTCCCTATAAGCACTGCTGACGACAAGGAAACAAAGGAAAAGCTGCTTGTGACGCAATACGAAGGCTCCGTCATCGAAGAGACGGGGTTGATAAAGATGGACTTTCTGGGACTTAAAACCCTGACCATCATAAAGGATGCGCTCATAAACATCGAAACAACATACGGCATCAAGATAGACATCAACACCATTCCGCTGGATGACCCAAAAACATACGAACTGTACAGTAACGGCCAAACCACCGGTACATTCCAGTTTGAGTCAACCGGGATGCAGAAGTACCTGAAAGAGCTTCACCCCAGCAAGTTTGAAGACCTGATTGCAATGAATGCCCTGTACCGTCCCGGCCCGATGGATTATATCCCATCTTTTATCGCCCGCAAGCAAGGAAAAGAGAAGATCGTATACGATATTCCGGTAATGGAGAAATTTCTGGACGAGACCTATGGAATCACGGTTTACCAGGAGCAGGTGATGCTTTTGTCGCGACTGCTGGCCAATTTCACCCGGGGACAATCGGATGAGTTGCGCAAGGCCATGGGCAAGAAATTGGCGGACAAAATGGCGGCCTTGAAAGAAAAATTTATTTCCGGAGGGAAATCCAACGGCTACAAAGAAAAAGACCTGCAAAAGATTTGGACGGACTGGGAAAAATTTGCTCAATACGCCTTCAATAAATCGCATTCCACCTGTTATTCGTGGGTTGCCTACCAGACCGCCTGGCTGAAAGCAAACTACCCATCGGAATATATGGCGTCGGTGTTGTCTAACAACCTGAATAACATCACTGAAATCACCAAGTTTATGGACGAGTGCAAAGCCATGGGCATCAATGTTCTTTCGCCGGACATCAACGAATCGGTACTCAAGTTCTCGGTGAACAAATCCGGCCATATCCGCTTCGGGCTGGCTGCCATAAAAAGTGTCGGCCACGGAGCCGTGGAAGGCATACTGGAAGAAAGGACGAACAATGGCCCGTTTAAAGATGTGTTTGATTTTGTGGAGCGGGTGAATCTATCTTCGTGTAACAAGAAAAACATTGAATCACTGGCATTGGCTGGAGCTTTCGATTCGCTTCCCGGAGTAAAACGGGAACATTTTCTATCGGTAAACAGCAAAGGGGAGGACTTTTTGGAAACGCTTATCCGGTACGGGAACAAGTTTCAGCAGGACAAGTATCTATCCATGAATTCACTTTTTGGAGACGATACATCGTTTATGATCAGCCGCCCCGAACTGCCGAAAGTGGAGAAATTATCCGACCTGGTACGATTGAATAAAGAACGGGAACTTATCGGAATTTATTTGTCGGCACATCCGCTGGATGATTATGAATTCATATTGAACTATGTTTGCACTTCCAGTTGCGCATTGCTACAGGACCTGAATCCCCTTAACGGCAAGGATGTCAGCTTTGGCGGCCTGGTTACCAGCGTAAGGGAGGGACAGACAAAACGCGGTAGCCCCTACACGATCATGGCTATAGAAGATTATACTGGCAGCTGTGAGCTGGCGTTTTTCGGAGATGACAGTGTAAATTTCGGAAGGTTTGCACGCCTCGGACTTTCTATTTATGTCACGGCCAAAATCCAACCCAAGCGATTCCGCCCGGAAGAGCTGGAAATAAAGGTAATCTCCATCAACCTGCTTTCTGAGGTGAAAGACAAGCTGGTTACCAAAATAACACTTCAGCTCCCGATTACCGAACTGGACGACACGTTGGTTTCGGAATTATCGGCTCTGATGAAAAACAATTCGGGCCATTCGTTGTTATATTTCAACATTATCGGCGAAGCGTACAACATGAACGTGCAACTTTTTTCGCGTCCGTCTAAAATTCAGGTAAACAAACACCTGATAGACAACTTAAAGAACAATTTGAACATCGACTTCAAAATTAATTAA